The following coding sequences lie in one Amycolatopsis cihanbeyliensis genomic window:
- a CDS encoding WhiB family transcriptional regulator, whose product MDWDDPQQQDLGTLPDLLDVSEEQDWQERALCAQTDPEAFFPEKGGSTREAKRICQGCEVRDDCLEYALAHDERFGIWGGLSERERRKLKKRAV is encoded by the coding sequence ATGGACTGGGATGACCCCCAGCAGCAGGACCTGGGAACTCTCCCGGACCTGCTCGACGTGTCCGAGGAGCAGGATTGGCAGGAACGCGCCCTGTGCGCGCAGACCGATCCGGAGGCCTTCTTTCCGGAGAAGGGTGGGTCCACCCGGGAAGCCAAACGCATCTGCCAGGGATGCGAGGTGCGGGACGACTGCCTCGAGTACGCCCTCGCGCATGACGAGCGTTTCGGCATCTGGGGTGGACTGTCCGAAAGGGAGCGTCGCAAGCTCAAGAAACGCGCGGTGTAG